Proteins encoded in a region of the Lemur catta isolate mLemCat1 chromosome 14, mLemCat1.pri, whole genome shotgun sequence genome:
- the PWWP2B gene encoding PWWP domain-containing protein 2B isoform X2 gives MEPRAGCRLPVRVEQVVNGALVVTVSCGERSFAGILLDCTKKSGLFALPPSAPLPQGDDPAAARSCYGRGPEDGDGEVMQLGPGSPPPPRRDQHQDSAGPEPPPPLVPPLPAGSLGPYPPYFEGAPFPHPLWLRNTYKQWVPQPPPRTIKRTRRRLSRNPGRLILSTIRLRPRRVLCEKCKRTLSPPEATAATPGPPAAPRARRRLGSGPDREHREPQEPEEEGDPVAAAATRRSKRERRAEDRARAEQVQRSPVIRISYSTPQGKGEVVQIPSRVHGSLEPFRPPQAPHDSGPEPEALRDPEPRDRPPGGPSASVPKLKLTRPVPPGSDLPPPKIRLKPHRPGDSERQPLYRAELVEELNGCRPGPARGLADSSSGSSGEDEDFERCPQGQQGRGGVAFLVGCPEGRTGCASESGCSSDSLDEAKSSSSEVTSPDTGDLSPGSGASVPSSSGEALQTVPPLTVRLHTQSVSQCVTEDGRTLAVGDIVWGR, from the exons ATGGAGCCGCGCGCCGGCTGCCGGCTGCCCGTGCGGGTGGAGCAGGTCGTCAACGGCGCGCTGGTGGTCACCGTGAGCTGCGGCGAGCGCAGCTTCGCCGGGATCCTGCTGGACTGCACGAAAAA GTCCGGCCTCTTTGCCCTGCCCCCGTCCGCTCCGCTGCCCCAGGGTGACGACCCCGCCGCGGCCAGGAGCTGCTATGGCCGGGGCCCCGAGGACGGGGACGGAGAGGTGATGCAGCTGGGGCCCGGCTCCCCGCCTCCCCCCCGCCGGGACCAGCACCAGGACAGCGCCGGCCCCGAGCCGCCCCCGCCCCTCGTGCCGCCGCTGCCCGCCGGCAGCCTGGGCCCGTACCCGCCGTACTTTGAAGGCGCCCCCTTCCCTCACCCGCTCTGGCTGCGGAACACGTACAAGCAGTGGGTGCCCCAGCCGCCACCCAGGACCATCAAGAGGACCCGGCGGCGTCTGTCCCGCAACCCGGGGCGGCTCATCCTGAGCACCATCCGCCTGCGGCCGCGCCGGGTGCTCTGCGAGAAGTGCAAGCGCACCCTGAGCCCCCCGGAGGCCACGGCGGCCACTCCCGGCCCCCCGGCCGCCCCCAGGGCCCGCAGGCGGCTGGGCAGCGGCCCGGACAGGGAGCACCGTGAGCCCCAGGAGCCCGAGGAGGAAGGTGACCCCGTGGCCGCTGCCGCCACGAGGAGGAGCAAGCGGGAGCGGCGGGCGGAGGACAGGGCGCGGGCGGAGCAGGTGCAGCGCAGCCCGGTCATCAGGATCTCCTACAGCACGCCGCAGGGCAAGGGCGAGGTGGTCCAGATCCCCTCCCGCGTGCACGGCTCCCTGGAGCCCTTCCGCCCCCCGCAGGCCCCTCACGACAGCGGCCCAGAGCCCGAGGCGCTGAGGGACCCCGAGCCCAGGGACAGGCCACCGGGCGGGCCCTCGGCCTCCGTGCCCAAGCTGAAGCTGACGCGTCCGGTGCCTCCCGGCTCAGACCTGCCACCTCCCAAGATCCGCCTGAAGCCCCACCGCCCGGGGGACAGCGAGCGCCAGCCCCTGTACCGCGCGGAGCTGGTGGAGGAGCTGAACGGCTGccggcccggccctgcccgcGGCCTGGCGGACTCGTCCTCCGGGAGTTCCGGGGAGGATGAGGACTTCGAGAGGTGTCCCCAAGGCCAGCAGGGCCGGGGCGGCGTGGCTTTCCTCGTCGGCTGCCCCGAGGGGCGCACGGGCTGCGCCAGCGAGTCGGGGTGCAGCAGCGACAGCCTGGACGAGGCCAAGTCGTCCAGCTCGGAAGTGACGTCGCCAGACACGGGTGACCTCTCGCCCGGCAGCGGGGCGTCCGTGCCGTCCTCGTCCGGAGAGGCTTTGCAGACGGTGCCGCCCCTCACGGTGCGGCTGCACACGCAGAGCGTCTCCCAGTGCGTCACGGAGGACGGGAGGACCTTGGCCGTGGGGGACATCGTGTGGG GTCGCTGA
- the LOC123650340 gene encoding basic proline-rich protein-like yields the protein MPGPCALPLPPPGGAVGDRAQLRLGAPQPGAPCSAPAEAGPTPASGPAGSQGPCGEGQAQPWGVHVRGPGCLVFNSRSPRSVGLGGCESPRAAALPDFSLDHLTGLEPPGSPQGFSGQPLGSHGCRCPQPPAPSDPQAGSRRPAQQEDVTPPHAGPRQVLPAVPEDADFSPRQHAWTPCSGHTSASEDTRTRASPASAPSTADVCPGLCPPGLRTQSLWPRRTWEPASFPGEPLGGGAEVEDQVQPLPDPSVAGAADPPASQDLGAEDQGWGAGPLQGLGSGLAAPWALPPRQGASSSTGQCEPAAEPGAPSAF from the exons ATGCCCGGGCCGTGTGCACTGCCGCTGCCTCCCCCGGGCGGGGCGGTGGGGGACAGGGCCCAGCTCAGACTCGGAGCCCCCCAGCCTGGCGCCCCCTGCTCCGCCCCAGCCGAGGCCGGCCCCACCCCCGCCTCTGGGCCAGCGGGCAGCCAGGGGCCCTGCGG GGAGGgacaggcccagccctggggcgTCCACGTAAGGGGCCCTGGTTGTTTGGTCTTTAATTCCAGGTCCCCTCGGAGCGTGGGCCTGGGGGGGTGTGAATCTCCGAGAGCGGCTGCGCTTCCAGACTTTTCCCTGGATCATCTCACAGGACTAGAGCCCCCGGGATCCCCCCAGGGCTTCTCAGGGCAGCCTCTGGGGTCTCACGGGTGCCGGTGCCCACAGCCGCCCGCACCGTCGGACCCCCAGGCGGGCTCGCGGCGCCCTGCACAG CAGGAGGACGTCACCCCTCCCCATGCGGGGCCCAGGCAGGTGCTGCCGGCTGTTCCCGAAGATGCAGACTTCTCCCCCAGACAGCACGCATGGACACCCTGCTCGGGGCACACGTCTGCTTCCGAGGACACGAGGACACGAGCGTCCCCCGCctcagcccccagcacagccGACGTCTGTCCTGGGCTGTGTCCCCCAGGCCTGAGGACTCAGTCCCTTTGGCCCAGGCGAACCTGGGAGCCGGCGTCCTTCCCTGGGGAGCCCCTGGGTGGAGGTGCAGAGGTTGAGGACCAGGTCCAGCCCCTGCCTGACCCCAGCGTGGCTGGGGCAGCTGACCCACCCGCCTCGCAGGACCTCGGGGCTGAAGACCAAGGCTGGGGTGCAGGTCCCCTGCAGGGACTGGGCTCAGGCCTGGCTGCACCCTGGGCCCTCCCCCCTCGCCAAGGGGCCTCCAGCTCCACCGGCCAGTGTGAACCAGCTGCAGAGCCCGGAGCACCCTCAGCTTTCTAG
- the PWWP2B gene encoding PWWP domain-containing protein 2B isoform X1 gives MEPRAGCRLPVRVEQVVNGALVVTVSCGERSFAGILLDCTKKSGLFALPPSAPLPQGDDPAAARSCYGRGPEDGDGEVMQLGPGSPPPPRRDQHQDSAGPEPPPPLVPPLPAGSLGPYPPYFEGAPFPHPLWLRNTYKQWVPQPPPRTIKRTRRRLSRNPGRLILSTIRLRPRRVLCEKCKRTLSPPEATAATPGPPAAPRARRRLGSGPDREHREPQEPEEEGDPVAAAATRRSKRERRAEDRARAEQVQRSPVIRISYSTPQGKGEVVQIPSRVHGSLEPFRPPQAPHDSGPEPEALRDPEPRDRPPGGPSASVPKLKLTRPVPPGSDLPPPKIRLKPHRPGDSERQPLYRAELVEELNGCRPGPARGLADSSSGSSGEDEDFERCPQGQQGRGGVAFLVGCPEGRTGCASESGCSSDSLDEAKSSSSEVTSPDTGDLSPGSGASVPSSSGEALQTVPPLTVRLHTQSVSQCVTEDGRTLAVGDIVWGKIRGFPWWPARVLDISLGQKEDGEPSWQEAQVSWFGSPTTSFLSISKLSPFSEFFKLRFNRKKKGMYRKAITEAANAARHVAPEIRELLTQFET, from the exons ATGGAGCCGCGCGCCGGCTGCCGGCTGCCCGTGCGGGTGGAGCAGGTCGTCAACGGCGCGCTGGTGGTCACCGTGAGCTGCGGCGAGCGCAGCTTCGCCGGGATCCTGCTGGACTGCACGAAAAA GTCCGGCCTCTTTGCCCTGCCCCCGTCCGCTCCGCTGCCCCAGGGTGACGACCCCGCCGCGGCCAGGAGCTGCTATGGCCGGGGCCCCGAGGACGGGGACGGAGAGGTGATGCAGCTGGGGCCCGGCTCCCCGCCTCCCCCCCGCCGGGACCAGCACCAGGACAGCGCCGGCCCCGAGCCGCCCCCGCCCCTCGTGCCGCCGCTGCCCGCCGGCAGCCTGGGCCCGTACCCGCCGTACTTTGAAGGCGCCCCCTTCCCTCACCCGCTCTGGCTGCGGAACACGTACAAGCAGTGGGTGCCCCAGCCGCCACCCAGGACCATCAAGAGGACCCGGCGGCGTCTGTCCCGCAACCCGGGGCGGCTCATCCTGAGCACCATCCGCCTGCGGCCGCGCCGGGTGCTCTGCGAGAAGTGCAAGCGCACCCTGAGCCCCCCGGAGGCCACGGCGGCCACTCCCGGCCCCCCGGCCGCCCCCAGGGCCCGCAGGCGGCTGGGCAGCGGCCCGGACAGGGAGCACCGTGAGCCCCAGGAGCCCGAGGAGGAAGGTGACCCCGTGGCCGCTGCCGCCACGAGGAGGAGCAAGCGGGAGCGGCGGGCGGAGGACAGGGCGCGGGCGGAGCAGGTGCAGCGCAGCCCGGTCATCAGGATCTCCTACAGCACGCCGCAGGGCAAGGGCGAGGTGGTCCAGATCCCCTCCCGCGTGCACGGCTCCCTGGAGCCCTTCCGCCCCCCGCAGGCCCCTCACGACAGCGGCCCAGAGCCCGAGGCGCTGAGGGACCCCGAGCCCAGGGACAGGCCACCGGGCGGGCCCTCGGCCTCCGTGCCCAAGCTGAAGCTGACGCGTCCGGTGCCTCCCGGCTCAGACCTGCCACCTCCCAAGATCCGCCTGAAGCCCCACCGCCCGGGGGACAGCGAGCGCCAGCCCCTGTACCGCGCGGAGCTGGTGGAGGAGCTGAACGGCTGccggcccggccctgcccgcGGCCTGGCGGACTCGTCCTCCGGGAGTTCCGGGGAGGATGAGGACTTCGAGAGGTGTCCCCAAGGCCAGCAGGGCCGGGGCGGCGTGGCTTTCCTCGTCGGCTGCCCCGAGGGGCGCACGGGCTGCGCCAGCGAGTCGGGGTGCAGCAGCGACAGCCTGGACGAGGCCAAGTCGTCCAGCTCGGAAGTGACGTCGCCAGACACGGGTGACCTCTCGCCCGGCAGCGGGGCGTCCGTGCCGTCCTCGTCCGGAGAGGCTTTGCAGACGGTGCCGCCCCTCACGGTGCGGCTGCACACGCAGAGCGTCTCCCAGTGCGTCACGGAGGACGGGAGGACCTTGGCCGTGGGGGACATCGTGTGGGGTAAGATCCGTGGTTTCCCTTGGTGGCCAGCACGTGTCCTTGACATCAGCCTCGGCCAGAAGGAGGACGGAGAGCCCTCTTGGCAGGAAGCGCAAGTCTCGTGGTTTGGTTCTCCAACTACATCGTTCTTGTCCATCTCCAAACTCTCCCCTTTCTCTGAATTTTTCAAACTGCGGTTTAACCGTAAGAAGAAAGGGATGTATCGGAAAGCTATAACCGAGGCCGCCAACGCCGCACGACACGTGGCCCCAGAGATCAGGGAGCTCTTAACCCAGTTTGAGACGTAA